A genomic segment from Eulemur rufifrons isolate Redbay chromosome 19, OSU_ERuf_1, whole genome shotgun sequence encodes:
- the SERTAD2 gene encoding SERTA domain-containing protein 2 has translation MLGKGGKRKFDEHEDGLEGKIVSASDGPSKVSYTLQRQTIFNISLMKLYNHRPLTEPSLQKTVLINNMLRRIQEELKQEGSLRPAFTPSSQPTEELSDSYQEAPPAFSHLGSPPAHPCDLGSTTPLEACLTPASLLEDDDDTFCTSQAVQPTAPTKLSPPALPPEKDSFSSALDEIEELCPTSTSTEATAAATDSSKGTSIESSIQKPEGPQENRTDDSKLIDSLPGNFEITTSTGFLTDLTLDDILFADIDTSMYDFDPCTSSSGTASKMAPVSADDLLKTLAPYSSQPVTPSQPFKMDLTELDHIMEVLVGS, from the coding sequence ATGTTGGGTAAAGGAGGAAAACGGAAGTTTGATGAGCATGAAGATGGGCTGGAAGGCAAAATCGTGTCTGCCTCTGACGGTCCATCCAAGGTGTCTTACACCTTACAGCGCCAGACTATCTTCAACATTTCCCTTATGAAACTCTATAACCACAGGCCCCTGACAGAGCCCAGCTTGCAAAAGACCGTTTTAATTAACAACATGTTGAGGCGGATCCAGGAGGAACTCAAACAGGAAGGCAGCCTGAGGCCTGCGTtcaccccctcctcccagcccactGAGGAGCTGAGTGACAGCTACCAGGAGGCCCCACCTGCCTTCAGCCACCTCGGGTCCCCTCCCGCCCACCCCTGCGACCTCGGAAGCACTACACCCCTGGAGGCCTGCCTCACCCCGGCCTCACTCCTCGAGGATGACGATGACACTTTTTGCACTTCCCAGGCCGTGCAGCCCACGGCTCCCACCAAACTCTCACCTCCAGCCCTCCCGCCAGAAAAGGACAGTTTCTCCTCTGCCTTGGACGAGATCGAGGAGCTCTGTCCCACATCTACCTCCACAGAGGCCACAGCAGCAGCGACTGACAGCTCCAAAGGGACCTCCATCGAGTCCAGCATCCAGAAACCCGAGGGGCCCCAAGAGAACCGCACGGACGACTCAAAACTGATAGACTCTCTGCCTGGGAATTTCGAAATAACAACGTCCACGGGTTTCCTGACAGACTTGACCCTGGACGACATCCTGTTTGCCGACATTGATACGTCCATGTATGATTTTGACCCCTGCACATCCTCGTCAGGGACAGCCTCAAAAATGGCTCCCGTGTCAGCCGACGACCTCCTCAAAACTCTGGCTCCTTACAGCAGCCAGCCCGTCACCCCGAGTCAGCCTTTCAAAATGGACCTCACAGAGCTGGACCACATCATGGAGGTGCTCGTTGGGTCCTAA